The window AGGCCGCCACTCCCGCATCGGCACCCGATGTGATCGAGATCCCCTTGCACGGACGCATCGCCGCGGGCGTCCCGATCGAAGCGCTGGAGGACCAGGCGATCCTGCCCGTTCCCGCCGCGCTTCTGGGCGCGGGTGAACACTATGCGCTGGAGGTCTCCGGCGATTCGATGATCGAAGCGGGCATTCTCGACGGCGACTTTGCCCTCGTGAAGCGCACCGAGATCGCCAACGATGGCGAAATCGTGGTCGCCCTCGTGCGCGGCGAGGAAGCGACGCTCAAGTACCTGCGCCGTGAAAACGGCATGATCCGTCTCGACCCGGCCAACGCGGCCTATGAACCGCAGATCTATGCGGCCGACGAGATCAAGGTGCAGGGCAAGCTCGCAGGCCTCCTGCGTCGCTACTTCCACTGAGCCGACCGGATCGCAGCGCCACGCGCGCTAACGATCCGGAGACGACGGTGATGGCATGGGCGGGATGAGGTCCTGCAAGGACATCTCTCCTGTCCGTCCACGCCACCATCCATGCATGCCCTGCCCCTGCGCGACATTGCGCACCGCGCCGCGCGACAGATCAACGCTCAGGCCTCCCGTCTGGCTGAGCGTCCCCCGGTCAGCCTTGAACCAGCGCGGCCGGCATGCCCGCGGCAGCCAGCGATCCGAAATCACGATGTCAGCCCGGTCGCAGGCGGCGGCGAGCTCTCTTTCGGGTACGATGTCCCGGCTCCTCGACAACAACACGGTCGCTGCACGCTCCCGCATCTGCAAGGTGATCGAACAGAAATCGGCGTTACAGCGCGCGCCCGGATGATCGGGGAGGTAGATCGCCTCCCCGCGCAGCCCCGCATTCTCCTGGAAATTGTCACGCACATAGTCACTGCGCGTGTCGCGCAGCAGCAGCAGCCTTGGCGCATCACGCCCGGCCGTCCGCTCCACAACGCCTACGTTGCGGCCATCCCCGGCGATCAGCAGATCAGGCGGTGCCTGATTATAGAGGACAAGAGAGCCCGCGACGCAGGGGAGAGCGCCCAGCAGACGCGCCTTTCCGACCAATAGGGCCAGCCAGAATCCTCCGGCAAGGAACAACGTGAAGGCCACCTCGCCCATGCCCGGCACCAGCGTCACCGCCCCCGGCTGCGCCGAGACCCAATGCGCCAGTCCCAGCACCGCATTGATGGTCCATCCCACGACGGCCCAGAGCGGCGCACCAAGGGACACGATATCGGCCGCCAGGGCCAGAACCACTCCGGGCATGATCACAAAGGTCGTCAACGGAATTGCGACGAGATTGGCCAAGGAGCCGTAGAGACCGGCCTTGTGAAAGTGGAACAGCGCAATCGGCATCAGGGCGAGCTCGATCACCAGCCCGGTCAGCATGAGCATGCCGAACCAGCGCACGCCGCGCATCCAGGCCGGCTCCTCGCGGGGACCGAGGAAATTGCGCACGGGTGCAGAGGTCGACAAAGCCACGATGGCAAGGACAGCGGCAAAGCTCATCTGGAAGCTTGGTCCCACCACGGCTTCAGGCCATAGAAGCATGACGGCGAATGCCGCCACTGCCAGAATTCGCAAGGACAGTGCTTCGCGCCCCAGCGCCAGGGCACCAAGCACGAGCAGCGCCGCGATACACGAACGAACCGTCGGCACCTGCGCGCCGGTCAGCAGCGTATAGCCAATCCCCCCCAGCGCAGCGAGCCCGGAGGCCAATACCGGCAACCGTACTCGCAGTGCCAAGGCCGGCCACAAGGCGAGCGTGCGCACGGACAGGAAATAAATAAGGCCAATCACGGCCGTCTCGTGGAGCCCGCTTATGGCCAACAGATGCGCGAGGCCGGAATCGCGCATGGCCTGCGCATCGTCGGCCGTGATGCCTCCCCGATCCCCGGTGACGAGCGCCACCGCAATGCCATTCGCCCGCTCATCAACCTGCTCACGAACATGCGCGGCCAGTCGGCGCCGAACGCGTGCCAACGGCGCTTCCCCTCCTTCCGCTGGCTCCAGGACGGTGACGGGCTTCAGGATCGTTCCCGAACCGGCAAGTCCGGCAAACCAGGCCGTTCTTGCAAAATTATAACCACCCGGGAGCAGCGGCGCTGCCGGCGGCATGATCCTCGCCTCAAACTCGATGAGACTGCCCTCGCTGATCTCAGCCGATCGGACAGATTCGCCCTCGGACAGCTCATCCGGCAGGTTGAGCCGGATCTTGAGAGCCCGCCCGCTTGCCTGGTCGCGCGTGGCGACCACCAACCGGCGGCGCGATTGGGCCGATTGCGACTCCACCGCGAGCACCCTCCCCGTGAATGCTCCATACAAAGGCCGCTCGATGGGAGGTGTTCCCACCATCATGGAGCGGCCCCAGATCAGGACGCAGCCCGCCGCGACCGTCAGGGGCACCCAAAAAAAAGCTTGCGAGACAGTTTGAAACGCACCACATCGCCGCCAGCAAACTCGGGTCGCCAAGCTTGCTGCACAGCACAACGCAATGAGGCCTGCCCATTGGGACGGCTTCGGAAGCGCAAACCATGCCGCGATGCCGGTCCCGAAAGCCACGGAAAGCCACGGGACACGATCACGACACGATTGCGAAAGAAATCCTTCGATTGCCGCCAAAGCACTCGACAAGTTGCGTTCGCTGTTCCATTGCCGACCCCGCAATGCAGCGTCTCCGGACATGATGTCCGGGCCCACAATTTTACCGGGTCGGGTGACCTCGATCGCCATGCCCGGAATAGGACAGAAGGTGATTGGAATGGCAAGTGGAAGTGCAACGAGCGGATCGAGCGGCACCAAGGCCGTCGTTACGCGCTTTGCTCCCTCGCCGACCGGCTTTCTGCATATCGGCGGTGCCCGCACCGCGCTGTTCAACTGGCTCTTTGCCCGCCACCACGGTGGCAAGTATCTTCTGCGCATCGAGGACACCGACCGTGCCCGCTCGACCGATGCCGCGATCGAAGCCATCTTCGACGGCCTCTCCTGGCTGGGACTGAATGGTGATGAGGAACCCGTGTTCCAGTTCGCCCGTTCCGAGCGTCACGCCGAAGTCGCCGCGAAGCTGCTGGAGGCCGGACAGGCCTATCGCTGCTACCTGACCAGCGAACAGCTCGCGGAACGCCGCCAGAAGGCGCAGGATGAGCGACGTCCTTTCCGCCTCGACAGCGAGTGGCGCGATGCCGACGCTGCGCAGTGGCCGGATGATCAACCCTACGTGGTGCGCGTCAAGGCTCCGCGCGATGGCGAGACCACCATCGATGACCAGGTCCAGGGCCCGATCACGGTTCAGAACCGCGAGCTCGACGACTTCATCATCCTGCGTTCGGACGGCACGCCGACCTACATGCTGGCCGTGGTTGTCGATGACCGCGACATGGGCGTTACCCACGTCATTCGCGGCGATGATCATATCAACAACGCGTTTCGCCAGCTGGTGATCCTGCGCGCGATGAACGAGATCGAGGGTGGCTGGGAAGACCCTCTCTACGCCCACATTCCACTCATCCACGGCGCTGATGGCGCCAAGCTTTCCAAGCGCCATGGTGCGCTCGGTGTCGATGCCTACCGCGACGAGATGGGCCTCCTGCCCGACGCGGTCTTCAACTACCTGCTGCGCCTCGGGTGGGGCCATGGCGATGAAGAAATCATCAGCCGCGAGCAGGCGGTCGAATGGTTCGACATCACCAATGTCAACAAGGGCGCCTCGCGGTTCGACCTCGCGAAGCTGCAAAATCTCAACGGTCACTACCTGCGCGAAGCGAGCGACGAATATCTCGCCGATCTCGTTCTGCCGCGGCTTGTCGCTGCCGGATACCCGGACGCCGACAAGGCCCTGCTGGCACGCGCCATGGCCGAACTGAAGGTCCGCGCGAAGGACCTCAACGATCTTGCAGAAGGCGCTGTTTTCCTTTTTGCCAAACGTCCTCTCACTATGACCGAGAAGGCGCAGAAGCTCCTGACCGACGAGGCGCGTGAGCGTCTGGCCGCGATCCACGAGCGTCTGAGCGGGGAGCCCGAATGGACCCTTGAGGCTTTGGAAGCCAACCTGAAGGCAATGGCCGCAGAGCTCGAACTGGGCCTCGGCAAGCTCGCACAACCCCTGCGGGCGGCCCTGACGGGTCAGACAACGTCGCCAGGGATTTTTGACGTATTGGTACTTCTTGGCCGGGACGAAAGTCTCGCGCGCATCACAGCGCAGGCCGGGGAGCATACCGAGACACAAGCATAAGGAGTAAGAACTGGTGGGTGATCAGGTTAAACTGAGCGCGGACGGCGCGGATTTGGAATACCCCGTCCTCAAGGGCAGCGTGGGCCCGGAAGTCATCGACATCCGCAAGCTCTACGGCCAGACCGGTAAGTTCACCTTCGACCCCGGCTTCACGTCGACGGCAAGCTGCGAATCCGCGCTGACCTACATCGACGGTGGCGAGGGCGTCCTGCTGCACCGCGGCTACCCGATCGGCCAGCTCGCCGAGAGCTCCTCGTTCATGGAAGTCAGCTACCTGCTGCTGAACGGCGAACTGCCGAGCCAGGACGAGCTCTCGAACTTCGAGTACACGATCAGCCGTCACACGATGATCCACGAGCAGCTGCGTCACTTCTACCAGGGCTTCCGCCGTGACGCGCACCCGATGGCCATCATGTGCGGTATCGTCGGCGCCCTGTCGGCGTTCTACCACGACTCGACCGACATCACCGACCCCGAACAGCGCAAGATCGCCAGCCATCGCCTGATCGCGAAGATGCCGACGATTGCGGCCGCTGCCTACAAGTACTCGGTCGGTCAGCCGATGCTCTACCCGGACAACAACCTGTCCTACACGGGCAACTTCCTGCGCATGACCTTCGGCGTTCCCGCCGAGGAATATGAAGTGATCCCCGCCGTTGAAAAGGCGATGGACCGCATCTTCATCCTGCACGCCGACCACGAGCAGAACGCCTCGACCTCGACCGTGCGTCTCGCCGGTTCGTCGGGCGCCAACCCGTTCGCGTGCATCGCGGCCGGCATCGCCTGCCTCTGGGGCCCGGCCCACGGCGGCGCGAACGAAGCGTGCCTCAACATGCTGCGCGAAATCGGCACTCCCGACCGTATTCCGCACTACATCGAGCGCGCCAAGGACAAGAACGATCCGTTCCGTCTCATGGGCTTCGGTCACCGCGTCTACAAGAACTACGACCCGCGTGCGACGGTCATGCAGTCGACCGTACGCGAAGTCTTCGAAGCGCTCAACGTTCAGGACCCGCTCTTCGAGACCGCCATGCGCCTCGAGGAAATCGCCCTCAACGACCCGTACTTCATCGAGAAGAAGCTCTTCCCGAACGTCGACTTCTACTCGGGCGTCGTGCTTTCGGCGATCGGCTTCCCGACCGACATGTTCACCGTGCTCTTCGCCCTTGCCCGCACCGTGGGCTGGGTTGCGCAGTGGAACGAAATGATCTCGGATCCCGGCCAGCGCATCGGCCGTCCGCGTCAGCTCTACACCGGTCCGACGCAGCGCGACTACGTGCCGCTCAGCCAGCGTTGAGCAGACGGTCAGGAACTGACCATCTGAACGAAGAGGCCTCCGCGATAGCGGGGGCCTTTTTCGTTGCTTTCATGCTTTTTGTGGAAGAGCGCGCGGTTCCGGTCAGCCCCACCCCGTGCGGCAGTGCCGTCAGGGCGCGTCGGGATCTGCGGGCACGGTCAGAATGAAGCGCGCCCCGCGCCCAGGTTCGCTCTCGACCGTGAGATCGCCACCCATGGCCCGGGCGAGGCGGCGTGAGATGAACAGGCCAAGGCCCGACCCCCCATCGCCCACGCGCCCCA is drawn from Novosphingobium decolorationis and contains these coding sequences:
- a CDS encoding ComEC/Rec2 family competence protein encodes the protein MPLDPLVALPLAIPITFCPIPGMAIEVTRPGKIVGPDIMSGDAALRGRQWNSERNLSSALAAIEGFLSQSCRDRVPWLSVAFGTGIAAWFALPKPSQWAGLIALCCAASLATRVCWRRCGAFQTVSQAFFWVPLTVAAGCVLIWGRSMMVGTPPIERPLYGAFTGRVLAVESQSAQSRRRLVVATRDQASGRALKIRLNLPDELSEGESVRSAEISEGSLIEFEARIMPPAAPLLPGGYNFARTAWFAGLAGSGTILKPVTVLEPAEGGEAPLARVRRRLAAHVREQVDERANGIAVALVTGDRGGITADDAQAMRDSGLAHLLAISGLHETAVIGLIYFLSVRTLALWPALALRVRLPVLASGLAALGGIGYTLLTGAQVPTVRSCIAALLVLGALALGREALSLRILAVAAFAVMLLWPEAVVGPSFQMSFAAVLAIVALSTSAPVRNFLGPREEPAWMRGVRWFGMLMLTGLVIELALMPIALFHFHKAGLYGSLANLVAIPLTTFVIMPGVVLALAADIVSLGAPLWAVVGWTINAVLGLAHWVSAQPGAVTLVPGMGEVAFTLFLAGGFWLALLVGKARLLGALPCVAGSLVLYNQAPPDLLIAGDGRNVGVVERTAGRDAPRLLLLRDTRSDYVRDNFQENAGLRGEAIYLPDHPGARCNADFCSITLQMRERAATVLLSRSRDIVPERELAAACDRADIVISDRWLPRACRPRWFKADRGTLSQTGGLSVDLSRGAVRNVAQGQGMHGWWRGRTGEMSLQDLIPPMPSPSSPDR
- a CDS encoding citrate synthase, whose protein sequence is MGDQVKLSADGADLEYPVLKGSVGPEVIDIRKLYGQTGKFTFDPGFTSTASCESALTYIDGGEGVLLHRGYPIGQLAESSSFMEVSYLLLNGELPSQDELSNFEYTISRHTMIHEQLRHFYQGFRRDAHPMAIMCGIVGALSAFYHDSTDITDPEQRKIASHRLIAKMPTIAAAAYKYSVGQPMLYPDNNLSYTGNFLRMTFGVPAEEYEVIPAVEKAMDRIFILHADHEQNASTSTVRLAGSSGANPFACIAAGIACLWGPAHGGANEACLNMLREIGTPDRIPHYIERAKDKNDPFRLMGFGHRVYKNYDPRATVMQSTVREVFEALNVQDPLFETAMRLEEIALNDPYFIEKKLFPNVDFYSGVVLSAIGFPTDMFTVLFALARTVGWVAQWNEMISDPGQRIGRPRQLYTGPTQRDYVPLSQR
- the gltX gene encoding glutamate--tRNA ligase, coding for MASGSATSGSSGTKAVVTRFAPSPTGFLHIGGARTALFNWLFARHHGGKYLLRIEDTDRARSTDAAIEAIFDGLSWLGLNGDEEPVFQFARSERHAEVAAKLLEAGQAYRCYLTSEQLAERRQKAQDERRPFRLDSEWRDADAAQWPDDQPYVVRVKAPRDGETTIDDQVQGPITVQNRELDDFIILRSDGTPTYMLAVVVDDRDMGVTHVIRGDDHINNAFRQLVILRAMNEIEGGWEDPLYAHIPLIHGADGAKLSKRHGALGVDAYRDEMGLLPDAVFNYLLRLGWGHGDEEIISREQAVEWFDITNVNKGASRFDLAKLQNLNGHYLREASDEYLADLVLPRLVAAGYPDADKALLARAMAELKVRAKDLNDLAEGAVFLFAKRPLTMTEKAQKLLTDEARERLAAIHERLSGEPEWTLEALEANLKAMAAELELGLGKLAQPLRAALTGQTTSPGIFDVLVLLGRDESLARITAQAGEHTETQA
- the lexA gene encoding transcriptional repressor LexA; translation: MLTRKQHELLRFIQTRLDETGISPSFEEMKDALDLKSKSGVHRLISALEERGFIRRLPNRARALEVLRRADEGGQAAPAAGSNVIPFTKPEAATPASAPDVIEIPLHGRIAAGVPIEALEDQAILPVPAALLGAGEHYALEVSGDSMIEAGILDGDFALVKRTEIANDGEIVVALVRGEEATLKYLRRENGMIRLDPANAAYEPQIYAADEIKVQGKLAGLLRRYFH